The nucleotide sequence TTTGGGTGGTTGTACTCACTTCCATCTTCATCCATTTCGTCAAAGAACTTCAGGTTGCAAAGGCGAACAGGCAAAGTAACAATGGAAGTTAATTAGCTTATTGTTCAGCACTAAAACAATTCAGATAGCAAGAGTGGATATATTAGTACCTCAGAGAGTTGAATGGCAGTAGTCTCAGGTGCAAAGAATGCTCCTTCATCCAAAGGTGGAGAAGGAaggccttcttcttcatcatcatcatccacaaCAGAAGGGTTTGAAGTTCCTGGGGAGTTGTCTACAGGTAAAAGCAGCAATAATATAGTAAGCTAAGAGGCTTGCAACTGAGCATTCATTCACTCAGAATTAACTCTGAAACTGATGGATGAAATAATGTAACATTGAACAAATTCAGATCCTTTACCTGCAAGGGCAACGTTGGTAGTACTGACCCACTCATCAACCAAAATTTTCCAATCCCTGGAAACACAAAAGGTAACTGAAGATGTCAACAATAGTTTACAAGATTGCTTTGGACTCATGCTAACAAGGTAATTTTCTCATTTTTCTTTGGGATGGTGAACAAAGGTAAATGGTGACTATGTAGCAGTGCAGATGGACTGGTACTAGTCAAAAAAAAAATCAGAACATGAGAGAAGTAATTTGCCTCACTGAACTCTTCAAATTCAAGCATGAACTAGTTCTATAAAGCCAAACTAGATAAAAGTTCATGAAGCTTACTGAATGAGAGCCAGCGCGAGGTGACGAATCTGCTGCGAGCTGTGCTTCCGAAGGCCATTAACAGCCCTCCCAATCTCAGTAGCCTACGATGAACAGCCCCAAAGATAAGCAAACCAAATAGCAACAAAACCAGATATCTCATATGTGGTATGCAAAATAGGTACCCTAAGCGTGGAGACGGACAATTGCATCAGCTGCAGCCTCCTAAGTGAGTCGAACAGAGTAGCATCCGACTGCAAGACACCGTTTGTGTTTTAGTTCAGAATCAATGCTAAGTGCTCACTGGAGTAGACAAATAACAGGTTTGGCAATGAACACAGATAGGAGTCCATACATGGTCTTGCTTGTGCAGGAGGAGCTCCTTGATGCGGAGGACCTCCCCAACGATCTGCGACTCCTCATCGATCTCGTTGGTGAGGGCCTCCAGCTCCTCAGCCTCCGGGTCGTCGTCTTCAGCGTGGTGGTCCTCCTCCGCCGGTGCGGCCgcgtcctgctcctcctcctcctcctcgtcgtcgttgtcgtcatcatagTTGTGGCCGTAGttgctggcggcggcgcggcggaggcgcTCGTCGTCCTCCGAGTCGGAGTCTTCATCCTCGCTGATGCCGCCGCCGAGCGCCCCACCCCCGGGCGCGCCGAGGCTGCTGCTATCGACCTTGGACTCCTTCTCGGGGACGCGGCGCACGCTGCCCTTGTCCTCCGCGACGGCGGGCGTGGCGGGGGGGACGGAGCCGGTGCTGGCGGTGCAGCCGTGGCAGGAGGGGCGGGCGAGGAGCGCGTTGAAGAGGCGCTCGGCTATGCGGTCGCGGCGGCGCAGGAACTCCTgcggctcgtcggcggcggcgacgaggatgGCCTTCTCGATGGTCTCGCAGATGCTGACGCCGGCGCCCCGGAAGAAGCCGCGCCACCGGTCGAGCCCGTCGTCGGCCATCGCCCCCGAGATCGCGACCCCGACAGACGGGAACAAACAGCTAGCACTACTAGAAGAACCGATGCTCCGCCGATTACCTCGGGCGGGTTCCTTGCGAAATTATTACTACGCCGCGGCCGAGAATCTAATCCCAGCCCCCGATCGCGAATCCGATGCCCCCCGGAATCCGCCGATCGTGAAAGCGAAATTCGCCAAAAAAATCAAATCGACGAACGGGGCGAGCGAGCAGAAAACGAATCGGGCCGAAACGAATCGAGGAAACCGAGTCGAGTTGGGTTGTGTTTCCCTTCGTTGGTTGCTTGGCCCCCAAGTGCCGGTTTCCTTGCGGATTTCTGCGGCGGCAGGAAGAACCTTACCAAATCCTATCTGGCCCTTGCGGAAAGGGGGAGGTAGGGTGGGGTAGGGCTGGGCGTGGGAGGGgtaggaggaagaagacggtgcggctcggctgGGCTGGGGGGAGAAGGCGAGGCTCGCGAGGGCGATGCAAACACCAGGAAGGGTCGGGGCGGAGATGGGGACGGGGCGGGGCGGGTGGATAGGGACGCGGATGGCAGGGTACGCTACGCGACCCGAGCCCACGAGGACTACGAGCAccggcacgcacgcacgcacagcgCAGCTAACTGAACAAGAGCTACTCCCGCCCCGTGGGCCCAAAAGGCCAAAATACGCGCGGTAAAACAAACCGGGTCGCGTCACCGGTTCGCTTCGCTTCGCTTCTTTTCCTTCGGCAAGCGCGATCCCTCCTTTTCCTTCTGCAGGAGCGGGGCGACGCGGCGGCCTCGTGGTGGCTTCTTTGGTTTGACCCCCCCGAGTCGACATGCACTCTCTTTCTCCCGCCTCCCCTCACCTCCCCTGGTTTTGTTTAGCAGTATAGTTTGGTACTGGCATTAACTACTTCGATCGCTGCCCATGATTTACTCCATTATTATCGGCAGTGCCAATTGATTGGCTAATTTCCTTCTCATCTCACCAGATATCCCTCCAGATCAATCAAACATAAATGTTCACTACTCCATTACTGAAATGATTTTGGTTTGGGGCAGTGGTTCTTTTCGAATCGAAATAAACCTATGATAGCAACATCCTGGACCCCACCACGGGTCCGTGAAAGCTCGGTTACCTTCTGTAGACTCTAGTGTAGTTTTCTCTTTTAGCTGCAGCAGGGGTGGCTCGTTGCGGTTAACGCCCTTGGCTCAGCTCCAGCGGTTGCTTCCAAAATGGCCCAGGCAACCGTATCCCCGGGTTGTTCCAGCCAGGGATTCTCGACGCGCAAGTGGCATGTGTTTCTTGCTTCCTTTCGGAAGGAATATGTGGCTCTTGCCATCTCTAGCTCAGCTCGGTGCACCACAGACTTTTCACTACTTCAGTTGTGAGCTTGTGGCTGCCTCTCCTCTGGGGCAAACTGCACGGCAAGAGCAGAAAAACGGTGCGTAGTAAACGTGGTTAGTCATGAGTTGAGGTATTTTTTTCATAGGCTAtatttttcttcctctgttttttttacaaggtactccctccgtaaagaaagataaaagcgtttagatcactactgtACAGAGAGATTGATTTTTCCTTCTTCCTCTATGAATGAGAAGACTGCCAACTCTCCGGTGTACTCTCCAAGAAAATAACCCACCGTAGAATAAAGTAGGAAAATAAATCATGTTTAAGCATATCAAAGTTGTATTGTGTTTGTTTGGCATGTCAAACTGAATACGTTTTTTTAACTGCAAATTGTACAACGTTGGTGCAAAAACTTGTGAATTCATTCGGAACTCCTCAGCGATTGGTTGTTTTCGAGTTTCAACAACACTCGGCTACCTCAATGACCAAGAAGATTCGGTTAATTCAATGAAAATCGGGCAAACGTAATCAGGGGCGTAGCAAGGTCTAGGTTGCTCGGGTCGTGGCTTACAAAATGTTCGTTGATTGTGGTACTTTTTGTGCACTGTACAACACTGTACATAATGATGCTATAGTTATAAGTGTTCGCTCGTGTCTTAGGCTGATCCTGGCTACAACACCTGTTACAATCACCCGATTTTCATTTAATTAATCGGCCGACCTGGTTACCTGCAAAGACTTACACTCTCGAGAAGAGAGTGTTCGTCGAGACCAACTACAAAGAGTCATTCCCATCAATTATCACCCTCGATCCGATAACTGTGACTTCACCACAAAACGCCCACCAAAAGAGGCATCATCTTCAATAGTTGCCCGAGACCCATGTTGGAGTGTGCAATAGACATTGAACGCAGAACACCTACCTACCTCCTCCCCAATGATCCTCCTGAGCAACATGGGCGGAAACCCTACCACCACCTTAGGTCGGCCATCTATGCTCTTGAGCCGTTACGATGGCGACTGACCTCTCCAGTCGCATCCAAAGGAAACAGGTAGACCCCAATGGTTTAGAGTGGTGGCGGTATGTTTTCCCTGACGTCGACCATCCCCTACCAATGAGGCTCTAGCTATCGGTAGCGCGACTCGTTCCAGATCCCAGCCTAAGCTTTTGTCTAGGCACTCTCATGGTGGCAccccgatacgtctccaatgtatctataatttttgattgctccatgctattatattatccgttttggatgtttatgttctttactttacacttttatatcatttttgggactaacctactaaccggaggcccaacccgaattgctggttttttgcctatttcagtgtttcgaagaaaaggaatatcaaacagagtccaaacgtaatgaaacctttgggagcgatctttttggaacaaacacaatccaggagacttggagtggacgtcaagaagcagccaaggcggccatgagggtgcctgGCACGCCCTAgaggtgtgggcgcgccccccaccctcgtgggcccctcgtggctccaccgacctacttcttcctcctatgtatatctacgtactccgaaaacatcctggagcaccacaaaaacctatttccatcgccgcaaccttctgtacctgtgagatcccatcttggagcctttttcggcgctccaccggaggggaatcgatcacgaagggcctctacatcatcgccaaggcctctcctatgagttgtcaatagtttaccacagaccttcgggtccatagttattagctagatgacttcttctctctctttgaatctcaatacaaagttctcctcgatcttcttggagatctattcgatgtaactctttttgcggtgtatttgtcgagatccgatgaattgtgggtttatgatcaagtttatctataagaaatatttgaatctcctctgaattcttttatgtatgatttgttatctttgcaagtctcttcgaattatcagtttggtttggcctactagattgatctttcttgcaatgggagaagtgcttagctttaggttcaatcttgcggtgtcctttcccagtgacagcaggggcagcaaggcacgtattgtattgtttccatcgaggataaaaagatggggtttatatcatattgcttgagtttatacctctacatcgtgtcatcttgcctaatgtgttactctgttcttatgaacttaatactctatatgcatgctggatagcggtcgatgtgtggagtaatagtagtagatgcaggcaggagtcggtctacttgttgcggacgtgatgcctatatacatgatcatgcctagataatctcataactatgcacttttccatcaattgctcgacagtaatttgttcacccaccggaatacttatgctatcttgagagaagtcactagtgaaacctatggcccccgggtctatcttttatcatataagtttccgatctactttattttgcaatctttactttccaatctatatcataaaaataccaaaaatatttatcttatcttattatctctatcagatctcactttcgcaagtgatcgtgaagggattgacaacccctttatcgcgttggttgcgaggttcttgtttgtttgtttgtgtaggtacgagggacttgtgaggagcctcctactggattgataccttggttctcaaaaactgagggaagtacttacgctactttgttgcatcaccctttccccttcaaggaaaaaccaatgcagtgctcaagaggcagcaagaagcatttctggtgccattgccggggaggtcttcgctcaagtcaagacataccaagtacccatcacaaactcatctcccttgcattacattatttgccatttgcctctcgttttcctctcccccacttcacccttgtcgttttactcgccctctctttctcgttcgcctctctctttcgcttgccttttgtgtgcttgtgtgttggattgcttgtcatgatggctcaagataatactaaattgtgtgacttttccaataccgatAATAATGATTtctttagcactccgattgctcctcttaatgatgctgaatcttgtgaaatcaatgttgctttgttgaatcttgttatgaaagatcaattctccgccttcctaatgaagatgccgctactcatctaaacaactttgttgatttgtgtgatatgcaaaaaaatACACGGAtagtgatattgttaaattgaagttattttcgttttcacttagagatcatgttaaaacttggttttcgtctttgcctaaaaacagtattgattcatggaataagtgcaaagatgcttttatctctaagtattttcctcccgctaagatcatctcccttagaaacgatattatgaattttaagcaacttgatcatgaacatgttgcacaatcttgggagaggatgaaattaatgatacgtaattgccctacacatggtttgaatttgtggatgatcatacaaattttttat is from Triticum aestivum cultivar Chinese Spring chromosome 1B, IWGSC CS RefSeq v2.1, whole genome shotgun sequence and encodes:
- the LOC123132933 gene encoding probable mediator of RNA polymerase II transcription subunit 26b, with product MADDGLDRWRGFFRGAGVSICETIEKAILVAAADEPQEFLRRRDRIAERLFNALLARPSCHGCTASTGSVPPATPAVAEDKGSVRRVPEKESKVDSSSLGAPGGGALGGGISEDEDSDSEDDERLRRAAASNYGHNYDDDNDDEEEEEEQDAAAPAEEDHHAEDDDPEAEELEALTNEIDEESQIVGEVLRIKELLLHKQDHSDATLFDSLRRLQLMQLSVSTLRATEIGRAVNGLRKHSSQQIRHLALALIQDWKILVDEWVSTTNVALADNSPGTSNPSVVDDDDEEEGLPSPPLDEGAFFAPETTAIQLSEFFDEMDEDGNLRHNNDARIGNKRENNGRRPANHSTVSKPELTRPVGTVERDQFRRPELTRQEPPMRHTNQQRPQGSNLQAKPQGMLNKQSRPLSSDSGSMRPMKAATQQKPIGEMKYKQTQEHFGVERKPTMGHVDKSRLRAQPSSGVRLESARPKTQDGLESNVRLEAAKRRLQERYQEAENAKKQRTIQVMELGDIPKPKSNTRQPMVKSRNNIRSRVLGRR